The Peribacillus simplex genome contains the following window.
GCTGCTGGGTGGGCGCTAAGTTTTCGTACCCGATCTGCTTGGCGATTTTGAGGAACTCATCTGGATCTGTTACATGATCGAGTTGTGCCTTCAAGTCTTTGATCCGGCGATTCTCCGCTTCCTCTTTCTTAACCTTGAGATATTGCGCGGTTTCCTTTTTCCTTACTTCCAGGTTTTTATAGGCTTCACTACTTTTATAAGCTGCTGCATTAAAATAGAGCGGGGATACTACTCCTCCCCTTGTACTGGATACTTTCAATTGCTCCATGAGTGCCGTGACTGCTGCCTGGTCCTCTTCAGATTTAGCGTATTCAGTCGTCCACTTATGATCGATCTCGTTTACTTTGTCTATCGTTTCGGTCCGTTTTGTTTCAGCCTTCTCGATATTTTCAAAGAACGCATCATCGGAAAAGGGCTCTAACTGAATGATATCATCAATTCCAGCCAATATTTTTTTCAAATCATTTTTCTGGGCTGTGACCATTTCCTTGGAATTTCGAGTGGCATTTGTCAGCTCTTCCTCTAAAAAAGGGACGGTAACCACGGTTTCACTAAGGTTCGCTTCGATTGTATCTCCTTGAATTCCACTTAAAAAGGCTACATGCCGATTGATTAGAAGCAGCCAAGAATCCACGACATCGATCTGTGCTTTGTAAAACCCTTTAATGGCCTCTGCACCTTGCCCCTGCAGCTCATCATCCAAATGAACGATACTCTCAAATCCTTTTTTTAATTCCGTGAGCTGTTCTTTTAGGTCCTTATATTGTCCGACACGCGCTTGCATGGCGGAAACTAGTGTTTGAGATTCGTAAATCATCGACATAATGGAAAGTCCTTTCAACTACTTTTCTTATAAAAACTTAGAGATTACAAGATTTCTTATTTATGTAATATTTTTATTGACTGTAAAATTATGGACTAAATATATTTTAGAAGAGTTTCTATATTTATTCAAGAAATGAAGCGGATATCACTAAAAAATTAACCACAAATAACCAGGATTGACCGGCCTCTGGACTCTCTATTCGAAGCAACTCCCTTTTTTTACGACAAATAAAAAAGAATCCACCTTGAAAAAAGATGGATCATATTCTAGCTGTGTTACTGTGTCGATTGCGGAAGCTTAACTTAATAATCATTACCTACCTGTTTCTGCTTCGGCTACCTTTTTGTCACGTTCTAAAAATTCAACGACCACTTTGTCGGTGGCAAATACTAAAAGTAATTTCAAAAACCACCACTTTATCGGGCGACTGGTGACTGTATATGTAAAGGAAGTCTTATTATTATTGATTTTATTTAGTTCATAAAAAGCTGTAATTTCAAACATTTTAGCAAGTGTAAAGCCCACTTTTAGCTTTTTCTCAATAGCTTCATTCAAATATTCTACTGTTTCTATATCATACTCTTCTGTTCGTTTTCCTTCTCTATACTTTTGGCGATATACGCTTCCAACCACTTTTTCCGTTATTTTAACGCGCTTGTGTTCAACTACTTGAGGCATGATTTTTTGCATATTTTCTAAAGAACCATCAAGAAACTTCCAAACCTGTTCAATTGGAGCGTTAATTTCTGTGTCTCTTGTCCATTTTTTCAATGAAAATCACCTCTACC
Protein-coding sequences here:
- a CDS encoding SRPBCC family protein codes for the protein MKKWTRDTEINAPIEQVWKFLDGSLENMQKIMPQVVEHKRVKITEKVVGSVYRQKYREGKRTEEYDIETVEYLNEAIEKKLKVGFTLAKMFEITAFYELNKINNNKTSFTYTVTSRPIKWWFLKLLLVFATDKVVVEFLERDKKVAEAETGR